Below is a window of Candidatus Methylomirabilota bacterium DNA.
ACCTCGCTCAGCAGGCCCTCGCCGAGCGTGTCGGTGCTCCGGCCCAGCACGACCTTGGTCTGGGGGTGGACGATCGGAGCGCCCTCCATGTACACGATCACCTTCATGTCGGGCCGCACCCGCTTCTGGGCGCCCAGATCGACGGCCAGCCGCTGGTTCCGGACCGCGATGACGATCCCGTGGACGAGCGGATAGTTCTGCCGAATCTTCTCGGCCAGGTCCCGGATCTTCTGCCGGAAGCTCTCCGGCGACTTCACAGGGTCGTAGATGTCCTGGTGCGCCAGCACCGTCGAGGTCTCCACGTTGATCAGCTGCGCCCACACCTCGACGTCGCGATCGGTCACGTTGACCGTTCCCACCAGGATCGCCTCGGCGTTGGCGATCCGTCCCACCTCCACGGCCTTCGCGCGATCCACGAGCTCGGTGCGGCTGAACTTCAGCTCCTTCAGGATGGCTTCCAGCTGCACCCGACTCACGATCTGGAAGCGGCGCTGGTTCACCAGCGCGTTCTCGAGCGCGTCGTAGGCGCCCTGATAGAGGTCGGAGGCCCGCCCCTTGTACTGCAAGGGGAGCACGGCCACGCTGAGACGCCGGCCGATCTGGTTCGGCTCCTCGACCTTCCGGACGATCTTCACCGTCCTCGACACGTCCCGACCGGTACGATCGACTGCGGTGATGGTGAAGGTGTTCTCCCCCTCCGCCAGGGCGAAGGTATGGCTGAAGATTCTGGGCCGGCCTCCCTCGGCCTGCCGGAACGTCTTGGCCTCCCCGTTGATCTTCACCGCGGCCAGCGGCAGCAGGCTCTGGACAACCCAGCTCAGCTTGATCCGCTCCTCCTGGACCTCCGCCGGCAGGTCCTCGTCCACCGTGATCGCCACCGGCTCCCGCAGTTGGGCCGGGACCGGGTCCTCCGGCCAGGCCGCCGGCACCACCGGCGACGGCCGCCGGGCCCCCGGCTGCCACAGCTCCGACGGAAGCCGCAGCCGGGCCCGCGTCAGGTTGCCGGCGGCATCGGCGGCCTCGAAGAGGAGCGTGTCGCTGCCGGCGGCGAGATCGACGGCGAACGGGCTCTCGACGCCCCCGCCGATCGTGATGGGCCGCCCGTTGACAGTCAGAGTGCCCAGACGCACATTGTCGTAAACGATCCCTTCCAGCCGGCGGCCGCCGACGGTCGTCCGGGCGAGCCGCTCGATCTCGACCACCGGACCCTCCTGGTCGAGGACGACGTGCACCCTGGCCTTAGCCTCCCGGGCCACGAGATCCCGCACCACCACCTCGATCGCGTTCGAGCCCGGCCCGAGTGACACGGTCTCGACGAATGGAAAGCTCGTGACCGCGGCTTCGAGGAGGACAGGCTGGCCGTTGATCTGGAGGTCCGTCACGAAGTTCCGGGAGTCGGCCGTGCCCCGGACCTCGAGGGTGGGGACGTTGGTCAGGAGGCCATCGGCAGGGGCCTCGATCCGGATCCGCGGGGGCTCGGGGTCCACGCGCGACTGCCGGAGCAAGGCGGCCCGGGCCAGATTCAGATAGTAGGCGGCCTTGGCCGTGGGGACCCTGGCCAGGGAGCGCTCCAGGGCCTGGACGGAGCCGGGGTACTGGCCGGTGAAATAGAGCGCCACCCCCAGCTCGCGGAGCGGGAAGTACTCGATGAAGTGGACCCCGTAGGTCCGCGCGAAGCGATCCTCGTCGCTCCGCGTCCGTTGAGCGGCGGTGAAGTCCTGGATGGCCTGGTTCCAGAGCCCGCGTTCGCTGAAGAGGAGTCCCCGCTCGTAGTAGTCCCACCACGTTCCGGCGAAGATCCGCCCGAGCTCCACCGACGGCTCCCGGCGGCGGGCGGCCGCCAGCACGCGGGCGGCCTCCTCGGACTGACCCTGGCGGGACGACTCTTCGAGCGCCTGGATCGCCGCGTCCCACCGCTCCAGCCGATAGAGGGCGATGCCCTTGTCGCGATGCGGAAAGTACCCGTAGCGCATCCCGTACAGGCGGGTGGTCCGACTCTCACGCGGGTCGGCCTGGATGGCCTCGTCGAAGGCCCGCACCGCCGCGTCCCACTGCTGGGCCTGCAGGAGGTCCAGGCCGCGGAGATAGGCCTCCCGGGCCTGCCCGGCGCCGGGGGAGGGGGGAGTGGCGCAGGAGGCGAGCAGCAGGCTGAGGGCTGCGAGAACGACGCCGCGGGTCGGGCCGATCCTGGCCAATCGACCCCCTTCCTCCAGGGACGAGCTCGGCCTGGTGGGCGGTACTCTACGGCGCGCGGCCGGCCAAGTCAAATTCGCAGGGGCTCCCTCCTCCGGCCTAGAAACCTGTCGGAGTAACCCGGGGCCGACCACCGAGCGCGTGATGCATCGAGGAGTGCTCCGAGCGGCGGCAGAGCATCCGCCACGACGGGGGGGTCTCGGGGGGGTCTTCCGAGACCCCCCCGAAACGACCTAGAAGCGAAAGACCGTCGACATCACCAGCTCCTTCACGCTCTCGGACCAGTTGCCGGCGAAGTCGAGCTGGAAGCCGGGGACGGGCACCACCCCGACGCCGGCGGTCACGTGGTACCGGTCCTTCCCTCCCGAAAAGATCGCCCGCGAAGCGGGGTTGGCGGTGCCGGTGTAGCGGATCTTGTGATCGGGGTCGGTATAGAAGCCGCCCCGGGCGGCGAAGGGCATCTCCCGCACGAAGAAGACGTACTCGGCGCCCAGGTGGATCTCGGTCGCGTCGTCGAGCTTGAAATCGCCGGGGCGGTCCGTTCCCTGCGCGAAGACGATCTGGAAGTTCTTCAGGAGCTGGGAGTACTGGATCCGGACGACGTCGAGCGCGAGCGTCAGGCGATCGAAGAGCCGGTAGGAGACGCCGGCCCCGTAGACGTCGGGAACCTTCAGCGTGAAGTCGAAGAGTTGGGGAGAAGCCGGCAAGCTCGCCGGCCCGCTCTCGAGGCGCTGCTGCATGTCGAACCGCGGTCCTCGCCGGTACACGACCCCGATCCCGAGATCGCGCACCGGCTTCCACAGCGCCCCCACGTTGTACCCGTAGCCGAGGTCGGTCGCTTCCACGGTGCTCGTGGCCCGGACGTTGGAGGACGCGAAGTCCGGCGGCAGAAAGAAACGCGCTCCGCCCAGGCCGAAGCGCTGGAGCTTCGAGTTCACCACCCCATGCGAGATCTCGAGGCTGGCGCCGAGGTTCGGCAGCAGCGGGTGGACCCTGGCCAGGTTGACCCCCACGCCCCCGCCGAAGTTCAGGGCGGTGATGCTCAGCTCGGACCGAACGGGGAAGAGCCGACTCCCGTTGGGAAGGAACACGCCTTCCGTCTCGAAGTTGCTCTCGTAGTTGACCAGCTCGCGGACGAAGGCCGCGATGACCAGGCGATCGGTCGGATACACGAAGCTGAAGAAGGACGGCGTGAACACCGTGTCGTCGAAGTCCCGGCTGTGGAAGATCCCCTGCCGGCCCTCGGCGGGGGTGTTCGAGAAGTTCTCGATGGTGTTGGTGAACCTGGTGAGCTTCAGCTCGGCGGCCGCCTCGGGCCGCTGCAGGATGACGAGCCCGGCGGGGTTGCTCACCACCGCGGTGGCGTCGTCGGCCACGCCGGTGAAGGCCCCCCCCATCCCGAGGGCCCGGGCGCCCGGGTTGTTGAGGTTGAACTGGAACCCACCGAACGTCTCGTCGTTCGAGATCGCCTCCCCCAGGGCGGGGATGCCGGACGCGGCGAGGAGCACGAGGACGAGCAACGCCCATTTGGGTCGGACCATCTCAGCCCTCCCTTCGCGATGGACCACGGGGTGGCGGCGGCCGGGCGCGCGGACCGAGCCCATTTATACCGAGGAGGGCGGCAGTGTCAACGGTGGACCCACTGTCATCCGGTGTCGGCCAGATCCGACGGCCCCCCGACAGCCGGGGCGCGGACGTCCCGTAATCCTGCCGGCTGGCGGCCCCCCTCGCGTGGCACTGGTCTTGCTCGCCGGGACCGCTGGAGGGAGAAGGGAGCACCGGATGCGTCGCTGGTCGAAGCTCGCCCGAGCGGCCGGGGCCGGTCTGCTCGCCAACCTGGCGCTGGCGGGAAGCGGGGGGCGCCCGGCCGGCGCCGCCGACTGCCGGGTCGTCGCCGACTTCGCGAAGAACGCGATCGGCCAGTTCCCCGAGGACTGGAAGCCCAGGGAGGAGCGGGCCCGCGACATCTACAAGGTCCTCGAAGAAGGCGGGGTACGCTTCGTCCGGGCCACCGCGGAGGGCACGGGACTTCAGATCGGCAAGGAGTTCGACTGGGACCTCAAGGCGCATCCCGTCCTCGCCTGGAAGTGGCGGCCGCAGGTGTTCCCCACCGGGGCCGACGAACGCGAAAGCGGCAAGAACGACAGCGTGCTCGGCGTCTACGCCGTGTTCCCCCACACCCCGGTGACGGTGAAGGCCGTGAAGTATGTCTGGAGCCTGGCGGCGCCGGCGCGCGCCACCGCCTCGGCCTCGAAGGGCCTGACGCGCATGCTCGTGCTGCGGGCGGGGGCGCCGAAGGGCGCCGGCTGGGTCGGGGAGGCGGTCAACGTGGCCGCGGACTACGAGCGCCTCTTCGGGGAGGCGCCGAAGCAGCCCCGCGGCATCGCTCTTCTGACGGACGCCGACGACACCAAGAGCCGAGCCGTCGGCGACTACGGCGCCTTTCGCATCTGCCCGGCCGGAACGGCGGCCAGCGCCGCCCTCGAGGCCAGTCCGCGCGGCTAGGTCATTTCGGGGGGGTCTCGGAAGACCCCCCCGATGCCCCCCCGTCGTGGCGGCGGCGAAGCCGCCGCTCGGAGCACCTCGATGCACCACGCGCTCGGTGGCCGGCGCCGGGTCAGTCGGACACGCTCGTCGCCACTCCCCGGTGGCGACGGGAGGCACCGGGGCCCGTGGACCGCGGTGCTTTCCAGCGACCGATCCGGCCGTTTCCCGGGGCGCTCGGGTGTAGTAGCATGGCGAGCTGTCTCGCCCGTCGGGCTCCCTGGGTTCAGGCTCGCATCCGAATCGTCGCTCGGGGAGAGAGGAACCAGAGATGACGAAATCCCGCCAGCCAGCGACCGAGGTGCTCATCCCGGCCCGCCACGGCGGGGCGGT
It encodes the following:
- a CDS encoding CsgG/HfaB family protein, which gives rise to MARIGPTRGVVLAALSLLLASCATPPSPGAGQAREAYLRGLDLLQAQQWDAAVRAFDEAIQADPRESRTTRLYGMRYGYFPHRDKGIALYRLERWDAAIQALEESSRQGQSEEAARVLAAARRREPSVELGRIFAGTWWDYYERGLLFSERGLWNQAIQDFTAAQRTRSDEDRFARTYGVHFIEYFPLRELGVALYFTGQYPGSVQALERSLARVPTAKAAYYLNLARAALLRQSRVDPEPPRIRIEAPADGLLTNVPTLEVRGTADSRNFVTDLQINGQPVLLEAAVTSFPFVETVSLGPGSNAIEVVVRDLVAREAKARVHVVLDQEGPVVEIERLARTTVGGRRLEGIVYDNVRLGTLTVNGRPITIGGGVESPFAVDLAAGSDTLLFEAADAAGNLTRARLRLPSELWQPGARRPSPVVPAAWPEDPVPAQLREPVAITVDEDLPAEVQEERIKLSWVVQSLLPLAAVKINGEAKTFRQAEGGRPRIFSHTFALAEGENTFTITAVDRTGRDVSRTVKIVRKVEEPNQIGRRLSVAVLPLQYKGRASDLYQGAYDALENALVNQRRFQIVSRVQLEAILKELKFSRTELVDRAKAVEVGRIANAEAILVGTVNVTDRDVEVWAQLINVETSTVLAHQDIYDPVKSPESFRQKIRDLAEKIRQNYPLVHGIVIAVRNQRLAVDLGAQKRVRPDMKVIVYMEGAPIVHPQTKVVLGRSTDTLGEGLLSEVTPQFSFAVIKGTVLGLIERHLAQRRELKVITK
- a CDS encoding outer membrane protein transport protein, with the translated sequence MVRPKWALLVLVLLAASGIPALGEAISNDETFGGFQFNLNNPGARALGMGGAFTGVADDATAVVSNPAGLVILQRPEAAAELKLTRFTNTIENFSNTPAEGRQGIFHSRDFDDTVFTPSFFSFVYPTDRLVIAAFVRELVNYESNFETEGVFLPNGSRLFPVRSELSITALNFGGGVGVNLARVHPLLPNLGASLEISHGVVNSKLQRFGLGGARFFLPPDFASSNVRATSTVEATDLGYGYNVGALWKPVRDLGIGVVYRRGPRFDMQQRLESGPASLPASPQLFDFTLKVPDVYGAGVSYRLFDRLTLALDVVRIQYSQLLKNFQIVFAQGTDRPGDFKLDDATEIHLGAEYVFFVREMPFAARGGFYTDPDHKIRYTGTANPASRAIFSGGKDRYHVTAGVGVVPVPGFQLDFAGNWSESVKELVMSTVFRF
- a CDS encoding DUF3047 domain-containing protein, whose translation is MRRWSKLARAAGAGLLANLALAGSGGRPAGAADCRVVADFAKNAIGQFPEDWKPREERARDIYKVLEEGGVRFVRATAEGTGLQIGKEFDWDLKAHPVLAWKWRPQVFPTGADERESGKNDSVLGVYAVFPHTPVTVKAVKYVWSLAAPARATASASKGLTRMLVLRAGAPKGAGWVGEAVNVAADYERLFGEAPKQPRGIALLTDADDTKSRAVGDYGAFRICPAGTAASAALEASPRG